TGGGCCTGTTCGAACAACACCTGATTGGGCTGTAAGAACCCACAAGAGGCTGCAAGAACCGATCCGACGTGAAGACTTTTGCTCTCGCACACATCACGTGAGAGAGTGACACAGACTTCGTACGACGCAATCGTGATCGGCGTCGGAGGCATGGGCAGTGCAGCCGTCTACACCCTCGCGAAACGAGGTGTCGACGTTCTCGGGCTCGAACAATACGATATTCCGCACACGCGGGGCTCCTCGCACGGCGAAACGCGAATTTTCCGACTGACACAGCCGGAACACCCGTCGTACGTCCCGCTCGCCCAGCACGCACACAAGCGCTGGCGCGAACTCGAGGCCGAGTCCGGCACCGACCTGCTGACGACCACCGGTTCGGTCCACGCCGGCCCGAAAGATGGGGAGCTAGTGGCGGCTGCACTCGAGTCCGTCCGGGCGAACGAGGTTGACCACGAGCTGTTGACCAGCACGGAGCTGGGAGAGCGGTTTCCGGCCTTCGAGTTGCCGGAGGGTCATCGGGCGGTCTACCAGCCAGATGGCGGGTTTCTGTCCTGCGAGCGGGTGATTACGACGAACGTGAATCAGGCGCACGAACACGGCGGTGTCGTTCGCGCTCGCGAGCGCGTGCGAAGCTGGGAACCACGCGAGTCGGGTGTGACGGTGCGAACGGATCGGAACACGTACGAGGCGGACCACCTCGTGATCACGGCCGGGGCCTGGGCGGCAAACCAGCTCGACGTGCTGCAGAACCACCTCTCACCCCAGCGGCGGGTAATGATCTGGCTCCAGCCGGAGGAGCCAGCGAACTTCAGCCCGGACCGGTTCCCGGTGTTCAGCGTCGACGTGCCCGAGGGCAACTTCTACGGTTTCCCGACGGCCGAGCGGCCGGGGTTCAAGTTCGGCCGCAGCCCGGACGTAACGGAGGTCGTCGATCCGAACGACTGGCAAGACGAGCCAACGATACAGGACGAACACCTCTTGCGACAGCTCCCCGACGGCCACTTCGCGGGTGATGCGGGGAGTGATCGAACGATGGGGATGGCGACCTGTCTCGTTACGACCTCGACCGACGGCCACTTCTATCTCGATACACACCCCGAGTATCCACACGTCTCGTTCGCCGCGGGATTCACTGGCCACGGCTTCAAATTCGTCAGCGCGATTGGTGACGTGCTGGCGGATTTCGTCACCGAGGGCGATACGGAGCTTCCGATCGACGTGCATCGGCTGGACGGCCGGGTCTGATACGTCGAGACGGAGCACGACACGAACAGAGCGCGAACAGAGCGCGAACACAAAACGAACACAAAACGAACACAGCACGAACAGCGCCACCGCCAACCGAAGTGAAATCCTTTACCACCCGCCCACCCCATGTCGAAACGATGATCCCCGGCGCGAGCGAGTACGGCGTCGAGCTGTCGATCGATGAGCACGCAGTCGAGGACTTGCTGTCGGTCGAGCCCGACGACGTCGACTCGCCGTCCGAGCTCACGTTCGCGCGAAACGTCTTCGTCCCGCTGACGACCGCGTGTCGGTACACCTGCACCTACTGCACCTACTTCGACGCACCTGGACAGGCCTCTCTGCTCTCACTCGAGGCGGTTCGAGACATCTGCGAGCGCGGCGCGGACGCCGGCTGCACGGAAGCCCTCTTTACCTTCGGCGACGACCCCGACGACCGCTACACCGAGATTCACGACCAGCTCGCAGAGTGGGGCTACGACTCTATCCACGACTACCTGCGGGCCGCCTGCGAGGTTGCACTCGAGACGGGCCTGCTTCCACACGCCAATCCCGGCGACCAGACACGAGAGCAGATGGCCACCGTCGCCGATGTCAACGCCAGCATGGGCGTCATGCTCGAGACGACGGCCGAGGTCGACGCTCACGCGGGGCCGCGTCGGAAGGAGCCCGGCCAGCGCCTGCGCACACTCCAGAACGCGGGCGAGCTCGACGTGGCGTTCACGACCGGTATTCTCGTCGGCATCGGCGAGGACTGGCGCGACCGCGCGGAGAGCCTGCTCGCCATCCGCGACCTCCACGAGCGCTACGACCACATTCAGGAGGTGATCGTCCAGCCCGTGACGAACAACGAGCGCTGGACCGACGGCTCGCCCGATCTGGAAACGATGCGCCGCGTGACCGCGATGGCACGAGCCGCCCTCCCCGAGGAAGTCTCGGTACAGGTCCCACCGAACCTGACCGCCGCCGGCGACCTCGTCGACTGCGGCGTCGACGACCTCGGGGGCGTCTCACCGGTGACAGACGACCACATCAACCCGGACTACAGCTGGCCAGCGCTGCG
The DNA window shown above is from Natrialba magadii ATCC 43099 and carries:
- the solA gene encoding N-methyl-L-tryptophan oxidase, whose protein sequence is MTQTSYDAIVIGVGGMGSAAVYTLAKRGVDVLGLEQYDIPHTRGSSHGETRIFRLTQPEHPSYVPLAQHAHKRWRELEAESGTDLLTTTGSVHAGPKDGELVAAALESVRANEVDHELLTSTELGERFPAFELPEGHRAVYQPDGGFLSCERVITTNVNQAHEHGGVVRARERVRSWEPRESGVTVRTDRNTYEADHLVITAGAWAANQLDVLQNHLSPQRRVMIWLQPEEPANFSPDRFPVFSVDVPEGNFYGFPTAERPGFKFGRSPDVTEVVDPNDWQDEPTIQDEHLLRQLPDGHFAGDAGSDRTMGMATCLVTTSTDGHFYLDTHPEYPHVSFAAGFTGHGFKFVSAIGDVLADFVTEGDTELPIDVHRLDGRV
- the cofG gene encoding 7,8-didemethyl-8-hydroxy-5-deazariboflavin synthase subunit CofG is translated as MIPGASEYGVELSIDEHAVEDLLSVEPDDVDSPSELTFARNVFVPLTTACRYTCTYCTYFDAPGQASLLSLEAVRDICERGADAGCTEALFTFGDDPDDRYTEIHDQLAEWGYDSIHDYLRAACEVALETGLLPHANPGDQTREQMATVADVNASMGVMLETTAEVDAHAGPRRKEPGQRLRTLQNAGELDVAFTTGILVGIGEDWRDRAESLLAIRDLHERYDHIQEVIVQPVTNNERWTDGSPDLETMRRVTAMARAALPEEVSVQVPPNLTAAGDLVDCGVDDLGGVSPVTDDHINPDYSWPALRELESIASDAGLPLRERLPVYQRFLDDELRTETFGGTPAEDGEWISPRIRAALTADDAAGERYRAVLDGTATIDTKETNVSP